A region from the Riemerella anatipestifer genome encodes:
- a CDS encoding TAT-variant-translocated molybdopterin oxidoreductase, which produces MASNKIQFRSIHELKDPTLNNKLAQKEFQNEIPVDEFLGNDDKMNNSGTSRRDFLKLLGFSTAAVTLAACESPVIKTIPYVVKPHNIIPGVPNYFASSFFDGYDFASVLVKTREGRPIKIEPNPVAGSLGKTNARVQAGLLSLYDNDKLKQPKLDGKDETFDKVDDFVIKGLEEAKASNKKIVLLSHSFASPTFKKLFGDFKAKYPNAELVTYDAIPYASALDAAEEVFGQRALPVYDLSQTELVVSFQADFLGDYNAGSLETSYAAARKPGANMLRHIQVESNMSLTGANADTRLRMKPSEVYKTLVEVYNGLNGSTSNQVAAKIVAELKAKGSKAVVFADGSKAAYVLAHLINQKLASVAFTGKANYLKEYNAQRFNEFITWLNSGQVGVLISNNVNPIYSHKTGAKLKEAIKKVPYHVAVTQKKDEMYQVAKAAIPVANWLESWGDIMPETGAYSLMQPTIQKIYKSRQIEESLLVWTNGKNHPANNYYAYLKANASTILGETSFNKGLYNAFNSVAAGSTLSYAGGNAGGAVAELSQFKSSDLELVLYTKTSMGDGTQANNPWLQELPDPISRLSWDNYLTVSPKDAERLGLENELNGRMQLDGSKVNVTVNGVTIENVPVFIQPGQADGSVGLALGYGKKDSGKVAETGVNAYPLFDGYNLAVSNVKIEKVFGEHEFAGMQLQNTLMGRYEIAREVSLDTFLNVPFDDHLKGWNKPLEYHTINGALPAGKITLWDAYDDTDGPHFNLSVDLNACTGCGACVIACQAENNTPVVGKEEVRMSRDMYWLRIDRYYSAKEKIEVKEGIDRGLDVPNLYDILIQPNESPDVIFQPVMCQHCNHAPCETVCPVAATSHGKQGQNQMAYNRCIGTRYCANNCPYKVRRFNWFTYNLNDKFDFNMNNDLGRMVLNPDVVVRTRGVMEKCSMCIQMTQSTILEAKKDGRKVQDGEFQTACSKACSTGAMTFGDMNDKSSKVRELFKDERRYFLLEEIGTKPNVFYHTKVRNRKEEENKI; this is translated from the coding sequence ATGGCTTCAAATAAAATACAATTCAGAAGTATTCACGAATTAAAAGACCCAACGCTTAATAATAAGTTGGCTCAAAAGGAGTTTCAGAACGAAATTCCAGTAGATGAGTTCTTAGGCAATGATGATAAGATGAATAATTCCGGAACGAGTAGAAGAGACTTTCTTAAGCTATTAGGATTCTCTACTGCTGCGGTTACTTTAGCTGCGTGTGAGTCTCCGGTAATCAAAACAATTCCTTATGTTGTAAAACCTCATAATATTATTCCAGGGGTGCCTAACTACTTTGCGTCTTCATTCTTTGATGGGTATGATTTTGCGAGTGTTTTGGTGAAAACAAGAGAAGGAAGGCCTATCAAAATAGAACCGAATCCAGTAGCTGGTTCTTTGGGTAAAACTAACGCTAGAGTTCAGGCAGGATTACTATCACTATATGATAATGATAAATTAAAACAGCCGAAACTAGACGGTAAAGATGAAACTTTTGATAAAGTAGATGATTTTGTTATCAAAGGATTGGAGGAAGCTAAGGCTTCAAACAAGAAAATTGTTTTATTATCTCACTCTTTTGCAAGTCCTACTTTTAAGAAGTTATTTGGAGATTTCAAAGCAAAATATCCTAACGCAGAGTTAGTAACATATGATGCTATACCTTACGCTTCAGCTTTAGATGCAGCAGAGGAAGTTTTCGGACAAAGAGCGTTACCTGTTTATGATTTGTCTCAGACTGAATTGGTGGTATCTTTCCAAGCAGACTTCTTGGGCGATTATAATGCGGGGTCTTTAGAAACTTCTTATGCGGCTGCTAGAAAACCAGGTGCCAATATGCTTCGTCATATTCAAGTGGAGTCTAACATGTCTCTTACTGGAGCTAATGCAGATACTAGGTTGAGAATGAAGCCTAGTGAGGTGTATAAGACATTGGTAGAGGTTTACAATGGGCTTAATGGTTCTACTTCTAACCAAGTAGCTGCTAAGATTGTTGCAGAACTTAAGGCAAAAGGAAGCAAAGCTGTTGTATTTGCAGATGGTTCTAAAGCTGCTTATGTTTTAGCTCATTTGATTAATCAGAAATTAGCTTCTGTAGCGTTTACAGGAAAGGCTAATTATCTAAAAGAATATAACGCTCAGAGATTTAACGAGTTTATAACTTGGCTTAACTCTGGTCAGGTAGGAGTACTTATTTCTAATAATGTTAACCCTATCTATTCTCACAAAACAGGTGCTAAGCTTAAGGAAGCTATTAAGAAAGTACCTTATCATGTAGCTGTAACACAGAAGAAAGATGAGATGTATCAAGTAGCTAAAGCAGCTATTCCTGTTGCTAATTGGCTAGAGTCTTGGGGAGATATAATGCCTGAGACAGGAGCATACTCTTTAATGCAGCCTACAATTCAGAAAATTTATAAATCAAGACAGATAGAAGAGTCTTTATTGGTTTGGACTAATGGTAAAAACCATCCTGCTAATAACTATTATGCTTATCTTAAAGCTAATGCTTCTACCATTTTAGGAGAGACTTCTTTCAATAAAGGTTTATATAATGCATTTAATAGTGTTGCTGCAGGTAGTACTTTATCGTATGCAGGAGGTAATGCAGGTGGAGCAGTAGCAGAATTATCACAATTCAAATCAAGTGATTTAGAATTGGTGCTTTATACAAAAACTTCTATGGGAGACGGTACTCAAGCCAATAACCCTTGGCTACAAGAGTTACCAGACCCTATTTCTAGATTATCGTGGGATAACTATTTAACGGTATCTCCTAAAGACGCGGAAAGACTAGGGTTAGAAAACGAGCTTAACGGAAGAATGCAGTTAGATGGTTCCAAAGTTAATGTTACCGTTAATGGAGTTACTATAGAAAATGTACCTGTATTCATTCAACCAGGACAAGCAGATGGTTCTGTTGGGTTGGCTTTAGGATACGGTAAAAAAGACTCAGGAAAGGTAGCTGAGACAGGTGTTAATGCTTATCCTTTATTTGATGGATATAACTTAGCAGTTTCTAATGTTAAAATAGAGAAAGTTTTTGGTGAGCACGAATTTGCTGGAATGCAGCTTCAAAACACTCTAATGGGTCGTTATGAAATTGCTAGAGAAGTTTCTTTAGATACTTTCCTTAATGTTCCTTTTGATGATCACCTTAAAGGTTGGAATAAACCTTTGGAATACCACACTATCAATGGTGCTTTACCAGCAGGTAAAATTACGCTTTGGGATGCTTATGATGATACAGATGGTCCACACTTTAATTTATCAGTAGACTTAAATGCTTGTACTGGTTGTGGAGCTTGTGTAATTGCATGTCAAGCAGAAAACAATACGCCAGTAGTAGGTAAAGAAGAGGTAAGAATGTCTAGAGATATGTACTGGTTGAGAATAGACCGTTACTACTCTGCAAAAGAGAAAATTGAGGTTAAAGAAGGTATAGACAGAGGTCTAGATGTTCCTAACCTTTATGATATTCTTATCCAGCCAAATGAAAGTCCAGATGTGATTTTCCAACCAGTGATGTGTCAGCACTGTAACCATGCACCTTGTGAAACGGTTTGTCCAGTAGCTGCGACTTCTCATGGTAAACAAGGGCAAAACCAAATGGCTTACAACAGATGTATTGGTACTAGATATTGTGCAAACAACTGTCCGTACAAAGTAAGAAGATTCAACTGGTTTACTTACAACTTGAACGATAAGTTTGACTTCAATATGAATAATGACTTAGGAAGAATGGTACTTAATCCAGATGTTGTAGTAAGAACTAGAGGGGTTATGGAGAAGTGTTCTATGTGTATCCAAATGACACAAAGTACAATTCTAGAAGCTAAGAAAGATGGCAGAAAAGTACAAGATGGAGAGTTCCAGACAGCTTGTTCTAAGGCTTGTTCTACAGGAGCAATGACTTTCGGTGATATGAATGATAAGTCTTCTAAAGTAAGAGAGTTATTCAAAGATGAAAGAAGATACTTCTTACTAGAGGAGATAGGAACTAAACCGAATGTATTCTATCATACTAAAGTTAGAAATAGAAAAGAAGAAGAAAATAAAATTTAA
- the nrfD gene encoding NrfD/PsrC family molybdoenzyme membrane anchor subunit, with protein sequence MSGHYEAPIREPLIIGHKTYHDITEDIIKPIEERAGKLWWASLYAALVLFIYGFGCIAYTIGTGIGAWGLNRTINWGWDITNFVWWVGIGHAGTLISAVLLLFRQRWRMSVNRSAEAMTIFAVVQAAIFPVIHMGRVWVGYWVFPLPNQFGSLWTNFNSPLLWDVFAISTYFSVSVVFWFMGLIPDFAMIRDRAKTPFTKKIYTILAFGWGGKAKHWQRFEELSLVLAGLATPLVFSVHTTVSFDFATSVIKGWHSTIYPPYFVAGAIFSGFAMVQTLLLVARKVCHLEEYITMYHIEIMNIVIIVTGGMVTVAYAAEYFIAWYSGSRYEDFAYLTPGAATGPYWWAFWALIICNLVIPALFWFKRVRTNIFATFIIALVINIGMWFERFDIIVINLSRDYLPGSWTMFKPTIIDVGVYLGTIGFFSVLFLLYARTFPVIAQAELKSILKISGETYKAKEGDEHH encoded by the coding sequence ATGTCAGGACATTACGAAGCTCCAATTAGGGAACCTTTAATTATAGGGCATAAGACTTATCACGATATTACAGAAGATATCATAAAGCCTATAGAAGAAAGAGCAGGTAAGTTATGGTGGGCGTCTTTATACGCAGCCTTAGTGTTATTCATTTATGGGTTTGGCTGTATAGCTTATACCATTGGTACTGGTATCGGTGCTTGGGGACTCAACAGAACTATCAACTGGGGTTGGGATATTACCAACTTCGTATGGTGGGTAGGTATCGGGCACGCAGGTACACTTATATCAGCTGTACTCTTACTATTTAGACAAAGATGGAGAATGTCTGTAAACCGTTCCGCTGAAGCGATGACTATCTTCGCGGTAGTTCAGGCAGCTATTTTCCCAGTGATACATATGGGTAGAGTTTGGGTTGGTTATTGGGTGTTCCCGTTACCTAACCAGTTTGGTTCTCTTTGGACAAACTTTAACTCTCCTTTACTTTGGGACGTATTTGCTATCTCTACTTATTTCTCTGTATCGGTAGTATTCTGGTTTATGGGACTTATTCCTGACTTTGCAATGATTAGAGATAGAGCTAAAACCCCATTTACTAAGAAAATATATACAATATTGGCTTTTGGTTGGGGTGGTAAAGCTAAGCACTGGCAAAGATTTGAAGAACTATCACTTGTGTTAGCAGGTTTGGCAACACCTTTGGTATTCTCGGTACACACTACGGTATCTTTTGACTTTGCTACTTCGGTAATTAAAGGTTGGCACTCCACTATTTATCCTCCTTACTTTGTAGCAGGAGCTATCTTCTCAGGATTTGCAATGGTACAAACTCTATTATTAGTAGCTAGAAAAGTATGCCACTTAGAGGAATATATCACAATGTATCATATCGAGATAATGAACATCGTTATCATTGTAACAGGTGGTATGGTAACTGTAGCTTATGCAGCAGAATATTTCATCGCTTGGTATTCTGGAAGCCGTTACGAAGACTTTGCATACTTAACACCAGGAGCAGCTACAGGACCTTATTGGTGGGCGTTCTGGGCACTAATTATATGTAACTTAGTGATTCCTGCATTATTCTGGTTCAAGAGAGTAAGAACTAATATTTTTGCAACATTTATTATTGCATTAGTAATTAACATAGGTATGTGGTTTGAGCGTTTTGATATCATTGTTATTAACCTTTCTAGAGACTATCTACCTGGTTCTTGGACAATGTTTAAACCAACCATTATTGATGTGGGCGTTTATTTAGGAACTATCGGGTTCTTCTCTGTATTGTTCTTATTATACGCTAGAACATTCCCTGTAATTGCACAGGCTGAATTGAAGAGTATTTTGAAAATTTCAGGTGAAACTTATAAAGCAAAAGAAGGAGATGAGCACCACTAA
- a CDS encoding DUF3341 domain-containing protein, producing MSTTKRIYGLYGDDDDLMHGVKAFRERGIEIEEVYTPFPVHGLDKALGLKKTRISDAAFIYAVYGVMIGALTTWYTMNHDWPQNIGGKPAFDWAHNMPAFVVPMFELMVFCSAHLMSLTFLFRNKMYPGAKPQNPDPRTTDDKFMMEFVSSDVETIKQLLIDTGVEEITVKDA from the coding sequence ATGAGCACCACTAAAAGAATATATGGACTTTACGGCGATGATGATGATTTAATGCACGGCGTAAAGGCTTTCAGAGAAAGAGGTATTGAAATAGAGGAGGTTTATACCCCTTTTCCAGTACACGGTTTAGATAAGGCACTAGGTTTAAAGAAAACTAGAATTTCAGATGCCGCATTCATCTACGCAGTTTATGGTGTGATGATAGGAGCTCTTACAACATGGTATACTATGAACCATGATTGGCCTCAAAACATAGGTGGTAAGCCAGCTTTTGACTGGGCTCATAACATGCCAGCTTTTGTGGTACCAATGTTTGAGTTAATGGTATTTTGTTCGGCTCACTTGATGTCTCTTACTTTCTTATTTAGAAATAAGATGTACCCAGGAGCTAAGCCACAAAACCCAGATCCAAGAACTACAGATGATAAGTTTATGATGGAGTTTGTGTCTTCTGATGTAGAGACTATTAAACAACTTCTTATAGACACAGGAGTAGAAGAAATAACTGTAAAAGATGCTTAA
- a CDS encoding c-type cytochrome, translating to MLKMKKNIFKLSGIFGVLAIVLNSCGPKENPPLVYFPDMYFPVAYDPLMKAADPYSKHENEIPAFVKNNGATALTTVEGTVSQNPEGLAESTPGATMTADEYNAGYDASKAIVESPLNPANKAKDLARGKHLYEITCAACHGTAGDGQGPIVQSGAYLGVPKYADRQITVGSVHYVLTYGRNAMGSYAGQLKPGDRWRVSMYVMDAFKGAALPAPATASADQTKNNTK from the coding sequence ATGCTTAAAATGAAGAAAAATATTTTTAAATTATCAGGTATCTTTGGTGTGTTAGCAATAGTTTTGAATTCTTGCGGACCTAAAGAAAATCCACCATTGGTGTATTTCCCAGATATGTATTTTCCAGTGGCCTATGATCCGCTAATGAAAGCAGCAGATCCTTATTCTAAGCATGAGAATGAAATTCCTGCTTTTGTTAAGAATAATGGTGCTACGGCTTTAACAACAGTAGAGGGAACTGTATCTCAGAATCCAGAAGGTTTAGCAGAAAGCACTCCTGGTGCTACAATGACAGCAGATGAATATAATGCAGGGTATGATGCATCAAAAGCAATAGTGGAGTCTCCACTAAATCCAGCAAATAAAGCTAAAGATTTAGCAAGAGGGAAGCATTTATATGAAATAACTTGTGCTGCTTGTCATGGTACAGCTGGAGATGGACAAGGACCAATAGTTCAGTCTGGAGCTTACTTGGGAGTGCCTAAATACGCAGATAGACAAATTACAGTAGGATCTGTTCACTATGTATTAACTTATGGTAGAAATGCTATGGGATCTTATGCAGGGCAGCTAAAGCCAGGTGATAGATGGAGAGTTTCTATGTATGTAATGGATGCATTTAAAGGAGCAGCATTGCCTGCACCTGCAACAGCATCTGCAGATCAAACAAAAAACAATACTAAATAA
- a CDS encoding quinol:cytochrome C oxidoreductase, with amino-acid sequence MYSFSPKLRLYSIVFIILGLVLFGAGYFMNHGIDDAKIEHMMEAVHASGHHNPTHSSELVGPQDHAAHLEHAKMQVHNQPLAAIHSVAVFFFGLSCCVMFFYSVQHAAHAGWSIIITRVMEAIGAYIPYGGAILIIIMILNVTHNGHLFHWMDPELTDPNSPHFDVILYEKKKFLNIPFYVVRNIVYVLGASFFAWKLRSMSKKVDETKSLRDYQMLYRWSVGYIAFFGFASALWAWDWLMSIDPHWYSTMYIWYSMVSCLASAIAAIILVSVYLKKNGFLPQFNDNHLHDLGKYLFATSMLWTYTWFAQFMLYWYANVPEEVNYFFGRFEYYAPTFLPMLILNFLIPLLVMVSSSIKRNYKVVTTMAVIVIIGHIVDYFNMVMPGTVGPHWNNFTVLLLVLGSVLFVVGLFVFVTMTQLSKMKLIPKGNPYLHESEIYEYPF; translated from the coding sequence ATGTATAGTTTTTCACCAAAATTAAGATTATATTCTATCGTATTCATCATTTTGGGATTGGTGCTTTTCGGTGCGGGGTATTTTATGAATCATGGAATAGATGATGCTAAAATAGAGCATATGATGGAAGCAGTACATGCTTCAGGACACCATAATCCTACTCATTCTAGTGAACTTGTAGGTCCTCAGGATCATGCAGCTCATTTGGAACACGCAAAAATGCAAGTGCACAATCAGCCTTTAGCAGCTATTCACTCTGTGGCGGTTTTCTTCTTCGGACTTAGTTGCTGTGTAATGTTTTTCTACTCAGTTCAGCATGCGGCTCATGCAGGGTGGTCTATTATCATTACTAGAGTAATGGAGGCGATTGGAGCTTACATTCCTTACGGTGGAGCGATTCTTATCATTATAATGATTTTAAATGTAACTCATAATGGGCATCTTTTCCATTGGATGGATCCTGAACTTACAGATCCAAACAGCCCTCATTTTGATGTTATTTTATACGAAAAGAAGAAGTTTTTAAATATTCCTTTCTATGTTGTAAGAAATATTGTATATGTACTTGGAGCTTCTTTCTTCGCTTGGAAACTTAGATCTATGTCTAAGAAAGTAGATGAAACTAAATCTTTAAGAGACTACCAAATGCTTTATAGATGGAGTGTGGGGTATATTGCTTTCTTTGGATTTGCTTCTGCTTTATGGGCATGGGATTGGTTGATGTCTATAGACCCTCACTGGTACTCTACTATGTATATTTGGTATTCTATGGTGAGTTGTTTAGCAAGTGCTATAGCTGCTATTATCCTTGTGAGTGTTTATCTTAAGAAAAATGGTTTCTTACCTCAGTTTAATGATAATCATTTACATGATTTAGGTAAGTATCTTTTTGCTACGAGTATGCTATGGACTTATACTTGGTTTGCACAGTTTATGCTTTATTGGTATGCAAACGTACCTGAAGAAGTAAACTATTTCTTTGGAAGATTTGAGTACTATGCGCCAACTTTCTTACCAATGTTAATCCTTAACTTCTTAATACCTCTATTAGTAATGGTAAGTAGTAGTATTAAGAGAAACTATAAAGTGGTAACTACTATGGCGGTGATTGTAATTATTGGGCACATTGTAGATTACTTCAATATGGTAATGCCAGGAACAGTAGGTCCTCACTGGAATAACTTTACAGTTCTATTGCTAGTTTTAGGTTCTGTTTTGTTTGTAGTAGGTTTATTCGTATTCGTAACTATGACACAACTTTCTAAAATGAAGCTTATTCCTAAAGGAAACCCATACCTACATGAATCTGAAATTTATGAATATCCTTTCTAA
- a CDS encoding adenine phosphoribosyltransferase, whose translation MATQELIKKLEQTIDNIPNFPKEGIQFKDITPIFLNPELYEEVIDDLVEFSKGKVDVVCGIESRGFLFGIAVAVKLGVPFVLIRKKGKLPPPFISQKYDLEYGSSEIEMKEGQLKAGDRVLIHDDLLATGGTTEAAAKLVEKQGAKAVQFSFLIGLKALGGEAKLKKFNSEIYQLLEY comes from the coding sequence ATGGCAACTCAAGAACTCATTAAAAAATTAGAACAAACCATTGATAATATTCCAAACTTCCCTAAAGAAGGGATACAGTTTAAGGATATCACACCTATTTTTCTTAATCCAGAACTTTATGAAGAAGTCATAGATGATTTGGTAGAGTTCAGTAAAGGTAAGGTAGATGTAGTTTGTGGTATAGAGAGCAGGGGCTTCCTTTTTGGGATAGCTGTGGCGGTAAAGCTAGGAGTTCCTTTTGTTTTAATTCGTAAGAAGGGTAAGCTTCCTCCACCTTTTATTTCTCAAAAATACGATTTAGAGTACGGCTCATCAGAGATAGAAATGAAAGAGGGACAGTTAAAAGCTGGTGATAGAGTTCTAATTCACGATGACCTTTTAGCAACAGGTGGAACTACTGAAGCTGCAGCAAAACTAGTGGAGAAACAAGGGGCAAAAGCAGTACAATTTAGTTTCTTAATTGGGCTTAAAGCTCTTGGAGGAGAGGCAAAATTAAAGAAATTCAATTCAGAAATTTATCAGTTGTTAGAATACTAA